A section of the Microbacterium sp. MM2322 genome encodes:
- the purM gene encoding phosphoribosylformylglycinamidine cyclo-ligase codes for MRVASTPTNPYSAAGVDTAAGDLAVELMKSAVRRTQGPEVLGGVGGFAGLFDASALLGYAKPLLATSTDGVGTKVAIAQAIDKHDTIGQDLVGMVVDDIVVVGAKPLFMTDYIATGKVFPERIADIVRGIADGCTATGTALVGGETAEHPGLLGINDYDVAGAATGVVEADAVLGADRVRSGDVVLALASSGPHSNGYSLIRHIIANAGIGYGDNAADFGRTWGEELLEPTRLYTSPLLRAIDAHPGAVHSLSHVTGGGIAANLARVLPVGTWVDVDRSTWSPSPVFRVLADIGGLSLEQTEGTWNLGVGFLAVVSAEAAEAAASTLSAEGIHTWQVGTVSDTTLPAGDYEQGAKGVDGGAVRLVGSYAETD; via the coding sequence GTGCGGGTGGCCTCCACCCCCACCAATCCCTATTCCGCTGCCGGCGTCGACACCGCGGCGGGAGACCTCGCCGTCGAGTTGATGAAATCGGCCGTCCGTCGCACCCAGGGCCCTGAGGTCCTCGGTGGTGTGGGCGGCTTCGCCGGCCTCTTCGATGCATCCGCTCTGCTCGGCTACGCCAAGCCGCTGCTCGCGACCTCGACCGACGGTGTCGGCACGAAGGTCGCGATCGCCCAGGCGATCGACAAGCACGACACGATCGGCCAGGACCTCGTCGGCATGGTCGTCGACGACATCGTCGTGGTCGGCGCCAAGCCGCTGTTCATGACGGACTACATCGCTACGGGCAAGGTCTTCCCCGAGCGCATCGCCGACATCGTGCGCGGCATCGCCGACGGCTGCACGGCCACGGGCACCGCGCTCGTCGGCGGCGAGACCGCCGAGCACCCCGGCCTGCTGGGCATCAACGACTACGACGTCGCGGGCGCGGCGACGGGTGTCGTCGAAGCGGATGCCGTCCTCGGCGCCGACCGCGTGCGCTCGGGCGACGTCGTGCTGGCGCTCGCATCGAGCGGACCGCACTCCAACGGCTACTCCCTCATCCGCCACATCATCGCGAACGCCGGCATCGGCTACGGCGACAACGCCGCCGACTTCGGCCGCACCTGGGGTGAGGAACTCCTCGAGCCCACGCGCCTCTACACGTCGCCGCTGCTCCGCGCGATCGACGCGCACCCCGGTGCCGTCCACTCGCTCAGCCACGTCACGGGCGGGGGCATCGCGGCGAACCTCGCGCGGGTCCTGCCCGTCGGCACATGGGTCGACGTCGACCGCTCCACCTGGTCCCCGTCCCCCGTGTTCCGCGTCCTCGCCGACATCGGCGGGCTGTCGCTCGAGCAGACCGAAGGCACCTGGAACCTCGGCGTCGGCTTCCTCGCGGTCGTCTCAGCCGAGGCCGCCGAGGCCGCGGCATCCACCCTCTCCGCCGAGGGCATCCACACCTGGCAGGTCGGGACGGTGTCGGACACGACGCTTCCGGCCGGCGACTACGAGCAGGGCGCGAAGGGCGTCGACGGTGGCGCAGTGCGCCTCGTCGGCTCCTACGCAGAAACGGACTGA
- the purF gene encoding amidophosphoribosyltransferase, whose amino-acid sequence MCGIVGVVAQGPANQEVYDALLLLQHRGQDSTGIATAESSGIFHIAKNRGMVREAFRTRDMRALLGTIGLGHVRYATKGTASNEEEAQPFYVNAPYGIVLVHNGNLTNTRELTEELFRTDRRHLNTSSDTELLVNVLANELQQVISGLELDHEQIFEAVTRVHQRVEGSYAAIALIAGYGLLAFRDPFGIRPLILGTRKAANGHYEWTVASESLVLENGGFEVVRDVEPGEAIFIDLEGNLFTQQVAPNPKLIPCSFEYVYLARPDSVMNGISVYEARLRMGERLADTIAKYTPEGSIDVVMPIPDSSRPAAMQVARKLGIEYREGFYKNRYIGRTFIMPGQAIRKKSVRQKLNAMSTEFKGKNVLLIDDSIVRGTTSREIIQMARDAGAKSVTFASAAPPIRFPHVYGINMPSRHELVAYNRTIPEIAEELGCDYLVYQEIEDLKAAILEGAPDVEDLDMSCFDGRYVTGTVSDEYLAWVEGTQES is encoded by the coding sequence ATGTGCGGAATCGTCGGCGTCGTCGCGCAAGGGCCCGCCAACCAAGAGGTCTACGACGCCCTGCTGCTGCTGCAGCACCGCGGGCAGGACTCGACCGGCATCGCCACGGCGGAATCGAGCGGGATCTTCCACATCGCGAAGAACCGCGGCATGGTGCGTGAGGCGTTCCGCACCCGCGACATGCGCGCGCTGCTCGGCACGATCGGCCTCGGACACGTGCGGTACGCGACCAAGGGCACGGCATCCAACGAAGAAGAGGCGCAGCCCTTCTACGTCAACGCTCCGTACGGCATCGTCCTCGTGCACAACGGCAACCTCACGAACACGCGCGAGCTGACGGAAGAGCTCTTCCGCACCGACCGTCGCCACCTCAACACGAGCTCCGACACCGAGCTGCTCGTCAACGTCCTCGCGAACGAGCTGCAGCAGGTCATCTCGGGGCTCGAGCTCGACCACGAGCAGATCTTCGAGGCCGTCACCCGCGTGCACCAGCGTGTCGAGGGCTCGTACGCCGCCATCGCGCTGATCGCCGGCTACGGCCTGCTCGCCTTCCGCGATCCCTTCGGCATCCGCCCGCTCATCCTCGGCACCCGCAAGGCCGCGAACGGTCACTACGAGTGGACCGTGGCCTCCGAGTCGCTCGTCCTCGAGAACGGCGGCTTCGAGGTCGTCCGCGACGTCGAGCCCGGCGAGGCGATCTTCATCGACCTCGAGGGCAACCTCTTCACGCAGCAGGTGGCGCCGAACCCGAAGCTCATCCCCTGCTCGTTCGAGTACGTCTACCTCGCCCGCCCCGACTCGGTCATGAACGGCATCTCGGTCTACGAGGCGCGCCTGCGGATGGGCGAGCGTCTCGCCGACACGATCGCGAAGTACACGCCCGAGGGGTCGATCGACGTCGTCATGCCGATCCCGGATTCGTCCCGTCCCGCCGCGATGCAGGTCGCGCGCAAGCTCGGCATCGAGTACCGCGAGGGGTTTTACAAGAACCGCTACATCGGCCGGACGTTCATCATGCCGGGCCAGGCGATCCGCAAGAAGAGCGTGCGACAGAAGCTCAACGCGATGTCGACCGAGTTCAAGGGCAAGAACGTCCTCCTCATCGACGACTCGATCGTCCGCGGGACGACGTCGCGCGAGATCATCCAGATGGCACGGGATGCCGGGGCCAAGTCGGTCACGTTCGCGTCCGCTGCGCCCCCCATCCGCTTCCCCCACGTGTACGGCATCAACATGCCGTCCCGTCACGAGCTCGTCGCGTACAACCGGACCATCCCCGAGATCGCAGAAGAGCTCGGCTGCGATTACCTGGTCTACCAGGAGATCGAAGACCTGAAGGCGGCCATCCTCGAGGGCGCTCCCGACGTCGAAGACCTCGACATGAGCTGCTTCGACGGTCGGTACGTCACCGGCACCGTGAGCGACGAATACCTCGCCTGGGTCGAAGGCACCCAGGAGTCCTGA
- a CDS encoding MFS transporter, producing MTSSDPRARRRGRILALVGIVLLAFSLRSAVASLSPLFDAIGEEFTLPAAVLGLIGTVPPLCFAVFGLLASGFERRFGLERTALVALGAVGVGLIARAAATDAYGLLLGSAVIFAGVGVGNVLLPALVKKYFPDRIGLLTTVYSTMMAISTFTPPLVAVPIADAAGWRISLGLWSVFALAGLAPWIVLAVRARRAAAAADVDLEPVSTRVFARLWRLPTAWALAVTFFASSAVAYTSFAWLPKILVDTAGVTPQVAGILLSLFALIGLPASLVVPALVARRGIVLPLFVIASVAGVFGAGGLLLAPASAPWLWVSLLGTLPLLFPLVLTSVGLRTRTHDATVALSSFAQSLGYGATMFVPLSVGLLHDASGSWTGPLIILVVISLLALPAGVVIARRKTVEQEWEQRHGPW from the coding sequence GTGACGTCTTCCGATCCCCGCGCCCGGCGACGGGGTCGGATCCTCGCCCTCGTCGGCATCGTCCTTCTCGCGTTCTCGCTGAGGTCCGCGGTCGCCTCGCTGTCGCCGCTCTTCGACGCGATCGGTGAGGAGTTCACCCTTCCCGCAGCGGTCCTCGGTCTCATCGGGACCGTTCCGCCGCTGTGCTTCGCGGTGTTCGGCCTCCTCGCCTCCGGGTTCGAGCGCCGATTCGGCCTCGAACGCACGGCGCTCGTCGCGCTCGGGGCTGTGGGTGTCGGGCTCATCGCGCGTGCCGCAGCGACGGATGCCTACGGGCTGCTCCTCGGTTCGGCCGTCATCTTCGCCGGCGTCGGAGTCGGCAACGTGCTCCTGCCGGCGCTCGTGAAGAAGTACTTCCCCGACCGCATCGGCCTTCTCACGACCGTCTACTCGACGATGATGGCGATCTCGACGTTCACGCCTCCGCTGGTTGCGGTCCCCATCGCGGATGCCGCGGGGTGGCGCATCTCGCTCGGGCTCTGGTCCGTCTTCGCATTGGCCGGTCTCGCGCCCTGGATCGTGCTCGCGGTCCGCGCCCGGCGAGCGGCTGCCGCCGCCGACGTCGACCTCGAACCGGTCAGCACCCGCGTGTTCGCTCGCCTGTGGCGCCTCCCGACGGCGTGGGCGCTCGCCGTCACCTTCTTCGCCTCGAGCGCCGTCGCGTACACGTCGTTCGCGTGGTTGCCGAAGATCCTCGTCGACACGGCGGGCGTCACGCCCCAGGTCGCCGGCATCCTGCTGTCGCTGTTCGCGCTCATCGGCCTGCCGGCCTCGCTCGTGGTGCCGGCTCTCGTGGCGCGGCGCGGCATCGTCCTGCCGCTGTTCGTCATCGCGTCGGTCGCGGGAGTGTTCGGCGCGGGCGGTCTGTTGCTGGCCCCGGCATCCGCTCCGTGGCTCTGGGTGTCACTGCTCGGCACACTGCCGCTGCTGTTCCCGCTCGTGCTGACCTCGGTGGGTCTTCGCACGCGAACGCATGACGCGACGGTCGCCCTCAGCTCGTTCGCGCAGAGCCTCGGCTATGGCGCGACGATGTTCGTCCCGCTGAGCGTGGGTCTGCTGCACGACGCGAGCGGGTCGTGGACGGGACCGCTCATCATCCTCGTCGTGATCTCGCTGCTGGCGCTCCCGGCTGGCGTCGTGATCGCGCGACGGAAGACGGTCGAACAGGAGTGGGAGCAACGCCACGGCCCGTGGTGA
- a CDS encoding DUF3073 family protein, giving the protein MGRGRQKAKNTKIARELKYDTYSLNINALERELGAPGDEQYEDKWADQYTDEDDEDDESESPSPSLEKA; this is encoded by the coding sequence ATGGGGCGTGGCCGTCAAAAGGCGAAGAACACCAAAATCGCCCGTGAGCTGAAGTACGACACCTACAGCTTGAACATCAACGCGCTCGAGCGTGAGCTCGGCGCGCCTGGTGACGAGCAGTACGAGGACAAGTGGGCCGACCAGTACACGGATGAGGACGACGAGGACGACGAGTCCGAATCCCCCTCTCCGTCACTCGAGAAGGCCTGA
- a CDS encoding universal stress protein yields MSDAVSQPTVRRPHRPVIVGIVPGQPARVLREASHYARLHGASLLVAHVDVTRFVSYEDPDGYVHTAPINLDAIPGEALEAQLRDEASRSLSGVDVAWQLEMLAGDPALAMKDLAERTDARLIVVGTRKRGIGDSIREFFTGSVAARLAHRQPRPILVVPTGEPVKDDEDPWRERRSWPEEL; encoded by the coding sequence ATGTCCGATGCCGTATCGCAGCCGACTGTCCGCCGTCCGCATCGCCCCGTCATCGTGGGGATCGTGCCCGGACAGCCCGCTCGCGTGCTCCGCGAAGCGTCGCACTACGCCCGGTTGCACGGCGCATCTCTGCTCGTCGCTCACGTCGACGTCACCCGGTTCGTCTCCTATGAAGACCCCGACGGCTACGTCCACACGGCGCCCATCAACCTCGACGCGATCCCCGGTGAAGCTCTCGAGGCACAGCTGCGCGACGAGGCATCCCGTTCGCTGTCGGGTGTCGACGTCGCGTGGCAGCTCGAGATGCTCGCGGGCGATCCGGCGCTCGCGATGAAGGATCTCGCCGAGCGGACTGATGCCCGACTGATCGTGGTCGGAACCCGCAAGCGGGGGATCGGCGACTCGATCCGCGAGTTCTTCACCGGATCGGTCGCCGCGCGGCTCGCCCACAGGCAACCGCGGCCGATCCTCGTCGTCCCGACCGGCGAGCCGGTGAAGGACGACGAGGACCCGTGGCGCGAGCGGCGGTCATGGCCCGAGGAGCTCTGA
- a CDS encoding helix-turn-helix transcriptional regulator: MPPVFSHGDLRLYLLSLLDEAPRHGYDLMQALSDRTGGTYTPSAGTVYPRLSKLEEEGLVTKTVDGRKTVYEITDAGRAEVSSRSGDLAGIEAGLADSVRLIADEVRAGVREAMRSLQADLAAASRAPSRPTEPSAPDARASAREQVRRADELLSEFRTEVRADLRSHVAHGGELAASVIDELKTALDDAAEAVRRATRP; this comes from the coding sequence ATGCCCCCCGTCTTCTCGCACGGCGATCTGCGCCTCTACCTCCTGAGCCTTCTCGACGAGGCGCCGCGTCACGGCTATGACCTGATGCAGGCGCTGTCGGACCGCACCGGCGGCACGTACACCCCGAGCGCCGGCACCGTCTATCCCCGCCTGTCGAAGCTTGAAGAAGAAGGCCTCGTCACCAAGACCGTCGACGGACGCAAGACCGTCTACGAGATCACGGATGCCGGTCGCGCCGAGGTGTCGTCGCGCTCCGGTGACCTCGCCGGAATCGAAGCCGGCCTCGCCGACAGTGTGCGTCTGATCGCCGACGAGGTGCGCGCGGGCGTCCGCGAGGCCATGCGCAGTCTGCAGGCAGACCTCGCCGCGGCATCCCGCGCTCCCTCCCGTCCGACGGAACCCTCCGCACCCGACGCGCGTGCGTCCGCCCGCGAACAGGTCCGTCGAGCGGACGAGCTACTGAGCGAGTTCCGCACCGAGGTGCGCGCCGACCTCCGGAGCCACGTCGCACACGGCGGCGAGCTGGCGGCATCTGTCATCGATGAGCTGAAGACAGCGCTCGACGACGCGGCCGAAGCTGTGCGGCGCGCGACGCGGCCGTGA
- a CDS encoding DUF4097 family beta strand repeat-containing protein: MTLEKWLVQPGEARVIDLDGIRRLKVGMVGGQIDVVAHDEPGVRIEVHSVTQKELRIEAQDGAIEIDHAQLRWDNFLASFRNFGSGGPQAEISIAVPRDVALTLGVVSASALVAGLVADAKLNTVSGDIIVDGLTGDVTANSVSGDVQMRGLTGTINANAVSGAITAVGTIRTAYADTVSGAVLIDSTGPTQNISFNTVGGAATVRLDEAVPAKYSLRTVSGKLRVDGIDRSQSGIGSNYSGTAGELSGSFADVRANTVSGDVTVIRRVTAAISDDAPVAEEY, translated from the coding sequence ATGACTCTCGAAAAGTGGTTGGTTCAGCCCGGGGAGGCCCGCGTCATCGATCTCGACGGCATCCGCCGCCTCAAAGTGGGAATGGTCGGTGGTCAGATCGACGTCGTCGCCCACGACGAGCCGGGCGTTCGCATCGAGGTCCACTCGGTGACACAGAAGGAACTCCGCATCGAAGCGCAGGACGGTGCGATCGAGATCGATCACGCACAGCTTCGCTGGGACAACTTCCTCGCGTCGTTCCGCAACTTCGGCAGCGGCGGACCGCAGGCCGAGATCAGCATCGCCGTCCCCCGCGACGTCGCTCTCACGCTCGGCGTCGTGAGCGCCAGTGCTCTCGTGGCCGGTCTCGTGGCCGATGCGAAGCTCAACACGGTGTCGGGCGACATCATCGTCGACGGCCTCACGGGCGACGTGACTGCCAACTCGGTCTCTGGCGACGTGCAGATGCGTGGACTCACCGGGACCATCAACGCCAACGCCGTGTCGGGCGCCATCACAGCCGTCGGCACGATCCGCACCGCCTACGCCGACACCGTCAGCGGCGCCGTGCTCATCGATTCGACGGGACCCACGCAGAACATCTCCTTCAACACCGTCGGCGGTGCCGCCACCGTCCGACTCGATGAGGCTGTCCCCGCCAAGTACTCCCTCCGCACCGTGAGCGGCAAGCTCCGGGTCGACGGCATCGACCGTTCGCAGAGCGGGATCGGGTCGAACTACTCCGGGACCGCGGGCGAGCTGAGTGGATCCTTCGCCGACGTGCGCGCCAACACCGTCTCGGGCGACGTCACCGTCATCCGCCGCGTGACGGCCGCGATCTCGGACGATGCGCCCGTCGCAGAGGAGTACTGA
- a CDS encoding Rho termination factor N-terminal domain-containing protein: protein MPAGRGSNSLKDPELYEELRSDGASKEKAARISNAAARDGRSAVGSRGGKAGDYEEWTVADLRARAKELGIRGYSSARKADLIDMLRSH, encoded by the coding sequence ATGCCGGCAGGACGCGGCTCGAACAGCCTGAAAGACCCTGAACTCTACGAGGAACTTCGCTCCGATGGCGCGTCGAAAGAGAAGGCCGCACGCATCTCGAACGCGGCCGCCCGGGACGGCCGGAGCGCCGTCGGAAGCCGGGGCGGCAAGGCCGGGGACTACGAGGAATGGACCGTGGCGGACCTCCGCGCCCGAGCGAAGGAACTCGGCATCCGCGGCTACTCGAGCGCCCGCAAGGCGGATCTCATCGACATGCTCCGATCGCACTGA
- a CDS encoding DNA topoisomerase IB → MPRLKRVRPGADLGYRRVGSPPRFRYVDADGNPLPKDEAERVRALVLPPAWQDVWISAVPNGHIQATGVDEAGRVQYRYHPQWTAGRDRGKYARALQLADALPRARGRVTTSLRREDLDQERVLAAAFRLLDLAAPRVGAERYLVKHGSRGLTTLLRRDAAVDGTVVALRFPGKSGQRQEMEVDDVDLATAVELLVGGRPSSPLLAYLRGRRRVALSPTDVNAYVRSMTGGTFTAKDFRTLRGTITAADALARIGPATKKADMKRAEVLAVKVTAEALGNTPAVARSSYIDPRVFDRYRRGILLDTTISPESAIRTLILA, encoded by the coding sequence GTGCCGAGACTGAAGCGGGTGCGCCCGGGCGCCGACCTCGGCTATCGCAGGGTGGGGTCGCCGCCCCGATTCCGTTATGTGGATGCCGACGGCAACCCGCTCCCGAAGGACGAAGCCGAGCGGGTGCGCGCCCTCGTGCTGCCGCCGGCATGGCAGGACGTGTGGATCTCCGCTGTGCCGAACGGCCACATCCAAGCGACCGGCGTCGACGAGGCCGGCCGCGTCCAGTACCGCTACCACCCGCAGTGGACGGCGGGCCGCGACCGCGGCAAGTACGCGAGGGCCCTCCAGCTCGCAGACGCGCTGCCCCGGGCGCGGGGGCGCGTGACGACGTCGCTCCGGCGGGAGGACCTCGACCAGGAACGGGTGCTCGCCGCGGCGTTCCGACTGCTCGATCTCGCCGCCCCCCGCGTGGGCGCGGAGCGCTACCTCGTCAAGCACGGCAGCCGCGGTCTCACGACGCTGCTGCGGCGCGACGCCGCGGTCGACGGCACCGTCGTCGCCCTTCGGTTCCCCGGCAAGAGCGGTCAGCGCCAGGAGATGGAGGTCGACGATGTCGACCTCGCCACGGCTGTCGAACTGCTCGTGGGCGGCCGGCCGAGTTCACCCCTCCTGGCCTACCTGCGAGGGCGCCGCAGGGTCGCCCTCAGCCCGACGGACGTCAACGCCTACGTCCGCTCGATGACCGGCGGCACCTTCACGGCCAAGGACTTCCGGACGCTCCGCGGCACGATCACCGCGGCCGATGCGCTCGCCCGGATCGGTCCCGCCACCAAGAAGGCCGACATGAAGCGGGCCGAGGTGCTCGCGGTGAAGGTCACGGCCGAGGCCCTGGGCAACACCCCCGCCGTCGCCCGCAGCTCGTACATCGACCCGAGGGTGTTCGATCGGTACCGGCGCGGCATCCTCCTCGACACGACGATTTCCCCCGAATCGGCGATCCGGACGCTCATCCTCGCCTGA
- a CDS encoding efflux RND transporter permease subunit, which produces MSHLAVLSLKNRALIALITIVAAIFGGLALTSLKQELIPPIQLPQLSILTTYPGASPDVVNNDVSTPIEQAIQAVPDLESTSSTSTTNASIIQASFAYGTDLATAEQKILQSINRIDDTLPDGIDTSVLAFSTDDLPVIALAVTGYDDEAAVQSRLESAVVPDIEDVDGVAAAQIVGGRTSRVTITPDQEALAAAGYTQTAITDALDQNGQLFPGGTVNEGDQTLTVQTGTKLDSVDQITKLPLVPTNADQIAAGALTVGDVAKVVLDTDPVTSISRVDGKPALTVSITKLPAANTVDVSHLVRDKIGELKDALGSGATITVVFDQAPYIEQSIEALAQEGLLGLAFAVVVILIFLLSVRSTLVTAISIPTSVLITFVGIQAFGYSLNILTLGALTIAIGRVVDDSIVVIENIKRHYVGGADKLQSILLAVREVAAAITASTLTTVAVFLPIAFVGDLTGELFRPFALTVTIAMLASLFVALTIVPVLAYWFLRPGKPVLDAAGRAVDPEDPTAPPTRLQKSYLPVLRWTLRHSVVTLLLAVVVLGGTIAAVPLMKVNFLGDSGQNTFTVTQNVGATASLKTQDAAAERVEKVLLDVDGIDTVQTSIGSSGSALRDAFSGGGTGITYSITTDPDADQEQIRTDVQKAVADLKNAGEVTVAASQGGFGSSDIEVDVTAPDAGVLRDATDKVVAQLKDADGIDQVDSNLSASLPFVSVAVDRAKAADLGLSEVAVGGLVSNTMQPRQIGTVEIDDSTLTVYLQASEIPKTIAELRGLEIASATGLIRLDEVATVTESEGPSSITSERGQRTASITVTPSSDDLNAANATVTAALNDADLPQGADAAIGGVVTQQQDAFAQLGLAILAAILIVYIVMVATFKSLRQPLLLLVSVPFAATGAILLQIASGVPLGVASLIGVLMLVGIVVTNAIVLIDLVNQYREKGLSTPEAVIAGGARRLRPILMTALATIFALTPMALGITGHGGFISQPLAIVVIGGLVSSTVLTLLVLPALYNLVEGAKERRAAKRGDVAPAVAASEAPMTRRARRGAASTAVTGAAAVDTALVIEEAPDVEIPLNEPRGDSERRD; this is translated from the coding sequence TTGTCTCACCTCGCCGTCCTGAGCCTCAAAAACCGCGCGCTCATCGCCCTCATCACGATCGTCGCGGCGATCTTCGGAGGGCTCGCGCTCACGAGCCTCAAGCAGGAGCTGATCCCGCCGATCCAGCTGCCGCAGCTGTCGATCCTCACGACCTACCCCGGTGCGTCGCCCGACGTCGTCAACAACGATGTGTCGACCCCCATCGAGCAAGCGATCCAGGCCGTACCCGACCTCGAGTCCACGTCGTCGACGAGCACGACGAACGCGTCGATCATCCAGGCATCCTTCGCCTACGGCACCGACCTCGCGACGGCAGAGCAGAAGATCCTGCAGTCGATCAACCGCATCGACGACACCCTGCCCGACGGCATCGACACCAGCGTTCTCGCCTTCTCGACCGACGACCTCCCCGTCATCGCCCTCGCCGTGACCGGATACGACGACGAGGCTGCCGTGCAGTCGCGCCTCGAGAGCGCCGTCGTCCCCGACATCGAAGACGTCGACGGTGTCGCGGCCGCCCAGATCGTCGGTGGCCGGACGTCGCGCGTCACCATCACTCCCGACCAGGAGGCGCTCGCCGCCGCGGGTTACACGCAGACTGCGATCACCGACGCGCTCGACCAGAACGGCCAGCTCTTCCCCGGTGGCACGGTGAACGAGGGCGATCAGACCCTCACCGTCCAGACCGGCACGAAGCTCGACTCGGTCGATCAGATCACCAAACTGCCGCTCGTCCCGACGAACGCCGACCAGATCGCCGCCGGAGCCCTCACCGTCGGCGACGTCGCCAAGGTCGTGCTCGACACCGACCCCGTGACCTCCATCTCACGCGTCGACGGCAAGCCCGCCCTGACGGTCTCGATCACGAAGCTCCCCGCGGCCAACACTGTCGACGTCTCGCACCTCGTCCGCGACAAGATCGGCGAGCTGAAGGATGCCCTCGGCAGCGGCGCGACCATCACGGTCGTCTTCGATCAGGCGCCCTACATCGAGCAGTCGATTGAGGCGCTCGCGCAGGAAGGTCTTCTCGGCCTGGCGTTCGCCGTCGTCGTCATCCTGATCTTCCTGCTCTCGGTGCGCTCCACCCTCGTCACCGCCATCTCGATCCCGACGAGCGTGCTCATCACCTTCGTCGGCATCCAGGCGTTCGGGTACTCGCTCAACATCCTCACGCTCGGTGCGCTCACGATCGCGATCGGGCGCGTGGTCGACGACTCCATCGTCGTCATCGAGAACATCAAGCGGCACTATGTCGGCGGTGCCGACAAGCTGCAGTCGATCCTGCTGGCGGTCCGCGAGGTCGCGGCGGCCATCACGGCATCCACTCTCACCACCGTCGCCGTCTTCCTACCCATCGCCTTCGTCGGCGACCTGACCGGTGAGCTCTTCCGGCCGTTCGCCCTCACCGTGACGATCGCGATGCTCGCCTCGCTCTTCGTGGCGCTGACGATCGTGCCCGTGCTGGCGTACTGGTTCCTGCGGCCGGGTAAGCCGGTGCTGGATGCCGCGGGCCGGGCCGTCGACCCCGAGGACCCGACCGCGCCGCCGACCCGCCTGCAGAAGTCGTACCTGCCGGTGCTCCGGTGGACCCTCCGCCACTCGGTCGTCACCCTGCTGCTGGCCGTCGTCGTGCTCGGCGGCACCATCGCCGCCGTGCCGCTCATGAAGGTCAACTTCCTCGGCGACTCGGGCCAGAACACCTTCACCGTGACGCAGAACGTCGGCGCGACCGCGAGCCTGAAGACGCAGGACGCTGCGGCCGAGCGGGTCGAGAAGGTCTTGCTCGACGTCGACGGCATCGACACCGTGCAGACGTCGATCGGCTCGTCCGGCTCCGCGCTCCGCGACGCCTTCTCGGGCGGCGGCACCGGCATCACCTACTCGATCACGACCGACCCCGACGCCGACCAGGAGCAGATCCGTACCGACGTGCAGAAGGCCGTCGCCGACCTGAAGAATGCCGGCGAGGTCACCGTCGCCGCGTCGCAAGGCGGGTTCGGCTCGAGCGACATCGAGGTCGACGTCACGGCGCCCGACGCCGGCGTCCTCCGCGACGCGACGGACAAGGTCGTCGCGCAGCTGAAGGATGCCGACGGCATCGACCAGGTCGACTCGAACCTCTCGGCATCCCTGCCGTTCGTCTCGGTCGCCGTCGACCGCGCCAAGGCCGCGGACCTGGGCCTCTCGGAGGTCGCCGTGGGCGGACTCGTGTCGAACACGATGCAGCCGCGTCAGATCGGCACGGTCGAGATCGACGACTCCACGCTCACCGTGTACCTGCAGGCGTCGGAGATCCCGAAGACCATCGCGGAGCTCCGCGGACTCGAGATCGCCAGCGCGACGGGCCTCATCCGCCTCGACGAGGTCGCGACGGTCACGGAGTCCGAAGGCCCCTCGTCCATCACGAGCGAGCGCGGTCAGCGGACGGCATCCATCACCGTCACGCCGTCGAGCGATGACCTGAACGCCGCGAACGCGACGGTCACGGCCGCTCTGAACGACGCCGACCTGCCACAGGGGGCGGATGCCGCGATCGGCGGCGTCGTCACGCAGCAGCAGGACGCGTTCGCGCAGCTCGGACTCGCGATCCTCGCCGCGATCCTCATCGTCTACATCGTCATGGTCGCGACCTTCAAGTCGCTCCGCCAGCCGCTGCTGCTGCTCGTGTCGGTGCCGTTCGCGGCGACCGGCGCCATCCTGCTGCAGATCGCGTCGGGCGTACCCCTCGGCGTCGCCTCGCTCATCGGTGTACTGATGCTCGTCGGCATCGTCGTGACGAACGCGATCGTCCTCATCGACCTCGTCAATCAGTACCGGGAGAAGGGTCTGTCGACGCCCGAGGCAGTGATCGCCGGTGGCGCTCGACGTCTCCGACCGATCCTCATGACTGCGCTGGCGACGATCTTCGCCCTCACGCCGATGGCGCTCGGCATCACGGGACATGGCGGCTTCATCTCGCAGCCCCTCGCGATCGTCGTCATCGGCGGACTCGTGTCGTCCACGGTGCTGACGCTCCTCGTGCTTCCCGCCCTCTACAACCTCGTCGAGGGCGCCAAGGAGCGTCGCGCCGCGAAGCGCGGCGACGTCGCTCCCGCCGTGGCGGCGAGCGAAGCGCCGATGACGCGTCGGGCACGGCGGGGCGCGGCATCCACCGCCGTCACCGGTGCCGCAGCGGTCGACACCGCCCTCGTCATCGAGGAGGCACCGGACGTCGAGATCCCGCTGAACGAGCCGCGGGGCGACTCCGAGCGTCGGGACTGA